The window aatctcttacaattattatcattatggACATGGTTACGGATGAACTCTAAATGTTAGTAGTAACTAACAATATCGATAAAAATTATTGGGTATTATGATTACAATAAATCTAATTACATATTAATTAAGCATGgcctaaaattttgaatttgggtAGAAAACCACTAAAAATGAGAAGCCAATTGTTAGAGTTTTAGAGagagttttgaaatagtaCGAAATATGAAgacatatatacattatacatcatataaaatttaaccaTCTTCTTATCTTTTGTATTCACCCCCACTTGCTCCCATTCACCttcacaaaaaaatttatatatataataatttacacCCACATAAAGCCATACccagagagagaaaaaaagagatacaaaagagagagagagagaggagagagagagagagagggagagaaaaggaaagaaagaaagagaaagtgatttttaaaatcagGAATTTTATGGCAATTGCAGCTGCAGCAAGAAGCAGTTCAGCAAGGATGAGGCAAGAAGAAATTAGCAGCAACaaaaccaacaacaacaacaacaactgCGAAGATCACGACGATATCGATCATGATCAACATGAACACGACGTCGTTATGCCTGGCTTCCGCTTCCACCCTACTGAAGAAGAACTCGTTGAATTCTACCTTCGCCGTAAGGTCGAGGGCAAACGCTTTAATGTCGAGCTCATCACTTTTCTTGATCTTTATCGCTACGACCCTTGGGAGCTTCCTGGTATTACTTtctcccctttttttttccttttctccttATAACCCTATAATTACAattcctcaatttcttcatttccttaGCTTTGGCTGCCATCGGAGAGAAGGAATGGTTCTTCTATGTCCCTCGCGATCGTAAATACCGTAACGGTGACCGTCCCAATCGTGTTACTACCTCCGGCTATTGGAAGGCCACCGGTGCCGATCGCATGATTCGTACCGAGGATTTTCGTTCTATTGGCCTTAAGAAAACCCTAGTTTTTTACTCCGGCAAGGCTCCTAAGGGTATTCGTACTAGTTGGATTATGAACGAGTATCGCTTGCCCCATCATGAGACCGAACGATATCAAAAGGTTTTTCCAGCAATGACCTTACTTTTCATTTCACTTTGAAAATTCTGGAGTTGGGTTAGTCTAATCATTAATTTCCAAGAGAGAATTTATGAATCTCGCGTTTGTTTTGTAGTCGTACACATACCCTTATAACTGATCAGTCTCTGAcagtacttttttttttgggtttgtttaaatgttttgTCATGAATTGCGTGATTTGCTTTAAATTCTCCCCCCAAGTTTTcagaggaagagagagaagataaagaaaaacctGCTCAGATTTTGCTTCTCAAGTTATGTTCGTCTGTGGTggttttattgaataattttctttttcaattttgatgttCAGGCGGAGATTTCGTTGTGTCGGGTATACAAAAGAGCCGGAGTCGAAGATCACCCTTCACTCCCTCGCTCTCTCCCGTCAAGAGCATCGTCTTCCCGAATGACAAGCTCGAAGAATAATCTTCTTCCGGGTGGTGGCTCAGTTAATGTCGTCCAAACTTCATCCTCATCCACGGATAAATTTCCGACGAGCTTCGAGTCGCAATTCCACCCTCACCAACTTCAAATTGGCTCTGGAGTTGAAGCTACCGCAGCCGACGCCTCCGCCACCAGCTCTTGTGAAGAAGTTACAACTGTTCTTGGCCTCTCCAAACAAAACCCTTTTCCCACTTCTCCATTAATCAACATGGCTGCTACTTCTTCTCTTCAAATTCCAGCTTCAGCTTCTACTACTCCCAATTGCatggaagaagatgatcaCCAATCCATTATTCTTcataaacaacaacaacaacaacagcaacaattattaccttcttcttcttcacttatTTTGCCAACTTACAcctctttcttctctccttCTTCCAATAATTCCCTTGATGACCTACAGAAACTCATTCActatcaacaacaacaaccacCGCTATCTGCTTCGCCCACCACCATCATAAACTCTTTACCTTCGCAATATTACCAACCGACACCACCACCTCCTCCGCAACAACTCGCCCTCAACACGCTACCAGTTGTATTCTCCGACAGACTTTGGGACTGGAATTCGATCCAAGACGCAGCCAATCCCTTCAAGTAAATTGTCAACAAATGAAAAACTCAAACCTTAACGTACGCAAATTTAGCTATATTCAGGTTGGCAATATCTTATGCTTAGTACTCATCATGACATATATGATTGAAGAATAACGTCCCCTTGTTACTACCTCAAAACTACTTCAatgtccatttttttcttttaatctattGAGCTGCATGATATCAtgtgaacatatatatataactaatctgagaaatattatataattatagttAGTTTATTGCATAGTATATGTAGGAggattttcattatatattaaaataattagtttaggGACGTTTTATATTTGCAAGAGATCCAAAGGGGATCTTGTTGGTTGTAACTTGTTGAAGTGTTATCATATCTCGATATCAATGATAATAGAATGTTTCTTCTTCCCaagtttttctaatttgtggTCAAAGTtcgtatatattatatgtgtgtatcacattcaaatttttttcataagcTTGCCATATCAATAgcatttaagtttaaatgggtccataaaataaaataatataccaatcaatgatatatatataatctaagTGTAATTAGAAGAGATGTGGGATGTATATACTACATTAtaatactataatttttttctcacttgGACCAATAATTATTGGTTACAAGACTTTCTATAAGCTTCtcttctttgattttcttatatCTTTGCCCTCTCCTaagattttgtaattaaatgaagtattgaaaaagaaaatagatctGTTAACTTCTTGTCTAAAAAGAATGTATATCTTTACTAGCATGAATTTAAACgagttattaaaaataatttatatgataaaaattaattaggataaagttgtaaaatacattataaataattgaattggtGTAGAAAGATAAGGATTTTTATTGGGATTTGAGCTCTACACATCGAGGAAGAGAGAGTGTGTGtgtggatatatatatatatatttgagagaaGGAATTTAAGTAAGTGTAATGTAGGAATTAGGATATAGGTGGTGTGAGTTGGGGGAAAACGTACGGTGATATTTAATAGGCTaccatgcaaaaatgcattaAAAATTGTTCTCTCACATATTGAAATGTAATGAATTTTGAGAGAGCTAGAGGATTTTAGAGGCACAAAATAGCATAAATTATGAATATTGTATTTATGGTAAAgtgtaaaatataataattatgagtagtatatatatataatatatatatatatagagagagaggtCCATATACTCTATCATCTATTAATTAATgcccattttcttctttttttcttttaaacaggCAACCTTCTTCTTTCTGTTTTCAGTACTTTTGTTAAGCCATTTTCATTGCAACTGCAGCCTTGCAGCCCTACTTCAACACAGCCCctatatgtatttataaatgtaaacATATATTTGTGCCTCCTcctatatattaattatactGCTGGTATCTTatctttccaattttcaaattatatatctaCAATAGTGCGATACTTtgtttcctttaatttttaatttgaaggtATGTTTTCAtgtctttgttttcttttcttgttttactCAACATATCTCATGCTATTCAAAGTAGTtgtcattatttattatattatccATGATCGATTATTCCTCTTATCAAGTTAACGTGAGACTTTGATTTCAATTACAAATTgtgttattgattttttttctaatttatttgttttctattagTTGTTTTCTTAGAAAATGGATTTTCTATAATACGATTGAGTTAGAGGGATGACTCTAATACCACTAACTTAATTATCTCCACTAGACCATACATATAATCTTTTTGAAATAGTCGATCTCTTTATATTTCCTACTTTCAACCATCTTTCTAGTTCCATctaattcattcattttgcTCACATGCCTTTCTTTTAATCTCATTCATATCtttatattgaattatttcatatactatttACTTCTATATTCTCCGTCCTATCGAGGTTAAAGATTCTACACTAGAAGAATCAAATAACATCAACATTATCTTTATTGAGATAGATGTGTTACTTATCTCATtattaattggttt of the Cucumis sativus cultivar 9930 chromosome 3, Cucumber_9930_V3, whole genome shotgun sequence genome contains:
- the LOC101216775 gene encoding NAC domain-containing protein 35 — its product is MAIAAAARSSSARMRQEEISSNKTNNNNNNCEDHDDIDHDQHEHDVVMPGFRFHPTEEELVEFYLRRKVEGKRFNVELITFLDLYRYDPWELPALAAIGEKEWFFYVPRDRKYRNGDRPNRVTTSGYWKATGADRMIRTEDFRSIGLKKTLVFYSGKAPKGIRTSWIMNEYRLPHHETERYQKAEISLCRVYKRAGVEDHPSLPRSLPSRASSSRMTSSKNNLLPGGGSVNVVQTSSSSTDKFPTSFESQFHPHQLQIGSGVEATAADASATSSCEEVTTVLGLSKQNPFPTSPLINMAATSSLQIPASASTTPNCMEEDDHQSIILHKQQQQQQQQLLPSSSSLILPTYTSFFSPSSNNSLDDLQKLIHYQQQQPPLSASPTTIINSLPSQYYQPTPPPPPQQLALNTLPVVFSDRLWDWNSIQDAANPFK